The proteins below come from a single Zea mays cultivar B73 chromosome 8, Zm-B73-REFERENCE-NAM-5.0, whole genome shotgun sequence genomic window:
- the LOC100381545 gene encoding uncharacterized protein LOC100381545: MLCTNILINNTTHGHTYGIVALFFCCNARVFNQGISDWEWEEDEEMIWCYQGQAPSPRNGSSSFAWATCASGYSSPTVFGMGATNSSTMGMQQQQQQGVYGNMQAGAQNVQSMVGLQNQTQNPNFTQQIQQNQQ; the protein is encoded by the exons ATGTTGTGCACTAACATTTTGATTAACAATACAACACATGGTCATACATATGGTATTGTTGCACTATTTTtttgttgcaacgcacgggtattcAACCAGGGCATCTCAGATTGGGAGTGGGAGGAGGATGAGGAGATGATTTGGTGCTACCAGGGACAGGCCCCATCTCCTAGAAATGGATCTTCCTCCTTTGCATGGGCAACTTGTGCATCGGGCTACTCTTCACCAACAG TGTTCGGTATGGGAGCCACAAATAGCAGCACGATGGgaatgcagcagcagcagcagcaaggggtaTACGGGAACATGCAGGCAGGTGCACAGAACGTGCAAAGTATGGTGGGCCTTCAGAACCAGACCCAGAATCCCAACTTCACTCAGCAGATTCAACAAAACCAACAATGA